A part of Miscanthus floridulus cultivar M001 chromosome 6, ASM1932011v1, whole genome shotgun sequence genomic DNA contains:
- the LOC136460630 gene encoding uncharacterized protein encodes MAGEGERTPPQSPRSKALLQHFERKVRLHAEHLDEDVRVTNERLGQLETAQIETNTKLASLEGTLGSVNTSLVGVLERLERMEQNRCDGFERRNHNNNNTMGSAAGHDEEEYAADTELDEELNGHRRIEQHRRRHETGPRRPRQEVRADDSFGKIKFTIPAFDGRYNPDMYLSWELAVDQKFTCHDFPEDKRVRAATSEFTDFASVWWSEYHRKNPNNTPTWDALKRVMRARFVPSYYSRDLLHKLQQLRQGSKSVEEYYQELQMGMLRCRLEENEDGAIARFMGGLNREIQDILAYKEYNSVNRLFHLACKAEREVQGRRASMRANIPAGRASPWTPSNAAAPSTRAPPQSSSTIKPRSSTTNSVPCPSEPTRGATATSAKSSSSVVSTGRTRDIQCLRCKGYGHVRKDCPSTRVMVVRADGGYSSASDFDEETYALLAANNVAEGDDFQQDEEHIGAEAAEHYESLVVQRVLSAQMERAEQNQRHTLFQTKCVIKERSCRVIIDGGSCNNLASAEMVKKLLLSTKPHPQPYYIQWLNSSGKVKVTRLVRVEFAIGSYHDSIDCDVVPMQACSMLLGRPWQFDKDSLHFGKTNQYSFVHNDKKIVLHPMSPEAILRDELARASKLKNQAVASENQIVANELEKHKKSSKSVHHNKNEIKLKGSCYFATKSDLDEIDASTTVCYALVCKETLFSLEDTSISLPPAVTNLLQEYADVFPKEVPPGLPPIRGIEHQIDLIPGASLPNRAPYRTNPDETKEIQRQVQELLNKGYVRESLSPCAVPVLLVPKKDGSWRMCVDCRAINNITIRYRHPIPRLDDMLDELSGSIVFSKIDLRSGYHQIRMKLGDEWKTAFKTKFGLYEWLVMPFGLTNAPSTFMRLMNEVLLSFLGYVVTPQGIEVDQAKVEAIHSWPVPCTGQAKLNRRHAKWVEFIESFPYVIKHKKGKENIIADALSRRYTMLSQLDFKIFGLETIKEQYAHDNDFKDVLLNCQEGKTWNRFILTDGFVFRANKLCIPASSVRLLLLQEAHGGGLMGHFGVKKTEDILAGHFFWPKMRRDVERFVARCTTCQKAKSHLNPHGLYMPLPVPSAPWEDISMDFVLGLPRTKKGRDSVFVVVDRFSKMAHFIPCHKSDDATHVADLFFREIVRLHGVPNTIVSDRDAKFLSHFWRTLWAKLGTKLLFSTTCHPQTDGQTEVVNRTLSTLLRAVLKKNIKMWEECLPHVEFAYNRSQHSTTKKSPFEIVYGFVPRAPIDLLPLPTSERVNFDAKQRAELILKLHETTKEFV; translated from the exons atggcaggagaaggtgaaaggacccctccacaatcacctcgatcaaaagccttgctgcaacactttgaacgcaaagtgaggctccatgctgaacaccttgatgaggatgttcgtgtcaccaatgagcgccttggtcaattggagacggctcagattgagaccaacaccaagttggcttccttggaaGGCACTCTTGGTTCTGTTAATACATCTCTTGTAGGTGTCTTGGAGCGATTGGAGAGGATGGAACAGAATCGCTGTGATGGTTTCGAACgacgcaatcacaacaacaacaacaccatgggcagtgctgctggtcatgatgaagaagaatatgcagcGGACACTGAGCTTGATGAGGAGCTGAATGGTCATCGACGCATCGAACAACATCGCCGCCGCCATGAGACAGGTCCTCGCCGACCACGGCAAGAGGTACGTGCCGATGACTCATTTGGCAAGATTAAATTCACCATACCTGCTTTTGATGGGAGGTATAATCCTGATATGTACCTTAGTTGGGAATTAGCTGTTGATCAGAAATTTACTTgccatgatttccctgaggacaaacgtgttagggctgcaactagtgagtttactgactttgcctctgtttggtggtctgaataccatcgtaagaacccaaataacacaccaacttgggatgctttgaaacgggtcatgcgggccagatttgttccttcttattattcccgtgatcttttacataagttgcaacaattgaggcaaggatccaaatctgtagaagaatactatcaaGAGCTACAAATGGGTATGCTTCGTTGCAGGCTAGAGGAAAATGAGGATGGTGCCATAGCTAGATTTATGGGTGGGCTGAACCGGGAGATTCAGGATATTCTAGCTTATAAGGAATATAATTCTGTCAATCGTTTATTtcaccttgcttgtaaagctgaacgagaagtgcagggacgacgagctAGCATGAGGGCTAACATTCCTGCAGGTCGTGCTAGCCCGTGGACACCCTCCAATGCTGCTGCACCGTCAACGCGTGCACCCCCACAATCTTCCTCGACCATCAAGCCACGCTCCTCTACAACAAATTCTGTACCATGCCCAAGTGAACCAACTAGAGGAGCAACGGCTACATCTGCCAAGAGTTCATCCTCGGTGGTATCCACGGGGAGAACAAGGGATATTCAGTGCCTACGCTGCAAAGGATATGGCCACGTACGCAAGGACTGCCCAAGCACACGTGTGATGGTTGTGCGAGCTGATGGTGggtattcctctgctagtgattttgatgaagaaacatatgctttgcttgctgctaacaatgtagcggaaggagatgatttccaacaagacgaagagcacattggggctgaagctgctgagcactatgagagcctcgtggtgcagcgggtgctaagtgcccaaatggagagggctgagcaaaatcagcgccacactttgtttcaaaccaagtgtgtgatcaaggaacgctcttgccgtgtgatcatagatggaggaagctgcaacaacttggcaagtgctgaaatggtgaagaagcttttgttgagcacaaaaccacacccgcagccttactacattcagtggcttaacagcagcggcaaggtgaaggtaacacgattggtaagggtagagtttgccattggttcttatcatgattccattgactgcgatgttgtgcctatgcaagcatgctctatgttgttaggtagaccatggcagtttgataaagattccttgcactttggtaaaacaaatcaatactcttttgtgcataatgacaagaagattgtgttgcaccccatgtcccctgaggctattctaagagatgaacttgctagagctagcaaacttaagaatcaggctgttgctagtgaaaatcagattgtcgctaatgaacttgagaaacataagaagtctagcaaatctgttcatcataataaaaatgagatcaagctgaaaggctcttgttactttgccaccaaatctgatttggatgagattgatgctagtactactgtttgctatgctttggtttgcaaagaaactttattttcactcgaagatacatctatttctttgcctcctgctgtcactaatcttttgcaggagtatgccgatgtttttccaaaggaggtaccaccggggctgccaccaattcgAGGGATTGAACACCAGATTGACCTCATCCCTGGGGCTTCCTTGCCTAATCGTGCGCCGTATAGGACCAACCCGGATGAGACAAAAGAGATTcagagacaagtacaagaattgctcaacaaaggttatgtgcgtgagtctcttagcccttgtgcCGTTCCCGtgcttttagttcctaagaaggatggatcatggcgcatgtgtgttgattgtagagcgataaacaacatcacaatcagatatcgtcatcctattccaaggttagatgatatgcttgatgaattgagtggctcaattgtgttctctaaaattgatttgcgtagtggttaccaccagattcgtatgaagctaggagatgaatggaaaacagcgtttaaaactaagtttggtttatatgaatggcttgtcatgccctttggattgactaatgcacccagcactttcatgagattaatgaacgaggttttac tttcttttcttggatatgttgtgacaccgcagggaatcgaagttgatcaagccaaggttgagGCCATACACAGCTGGCCTGTTCCCTgcacgg gtcaagcaaaactgaaccgtagacatgccaagtgggttgaattcatcgagtcctttccttatgtcatcaaacacaaaaaggggaaggaaaatataattgctgatgctttgtctagacgttaCACCATGCTTTCACAACTTGACTTTAAAATCTTTGGTTTGGAAACTATTAAGGAACAATATGCACATGACAATGATTTCAAAGATGTATTGCTGAATTGCCAAGAGGGGAAAACATGGAACAGATTCATCCTTACCGACGGGTTTgtctttagagctaacaagctatgcattccagctagctctgtgcgtttgttattgttgcaggaagcgcatggaggaggactcatgggacattttggtgtgaaaaagacagaggacatccttgctggtcatttcttttggcccaagatgaggagagacgtggagaggttcgttgctcgctgcacaacatgccagaaagctaagtcacaccttaatcctcatggtttatacatgcctcttcctgttccaagtgcaccgtgggaagatatttcaatggactttgttttaggactgcctagaacaaagaaggggagggatagtgtgtttgttgttgtggacagattttctaaaatggcacatttcataccatgtcataagagcgatgatgctacacatgttgctgatttgttctttcgtgagattgttcgattgcacggtgtgcctaacaccattgtttctgatcgggatgcaaaatttcttagtcatttttggagaactttgtgggctaagctagggactaagcttttattttccactacttgtcatccccaaactgatggacaaactgaggttgtcaatagaacattatctactttgcttagggctgttttgaaaaagaacataaaaatgtgggaagagtgcttgcctcatgttgagtttgcttataatcgttcacagcattctaccactaagaaaagcccttttgagattgtttatgggtttgtgccacgtgctcctattgatttgttacctcttccgacctcggagcgagtgaactttgatgctaaacaacgtgctgaactgatcttaaaattgcatgaaaccactaaaga